In Solanum lycopersicum chromosome 5, SLM_r2.1, the following are encoded in one genomic region:
- the SUT2 gene encoding sucrose transporter-like protein isoform 2 (isoform 2 is encoded by transcript variant 2): MDAVSIRVPYKNLKQQEVELTNVDESRFAQLEIRSDSSSPRVSNGEMNDSNLPLPPPPVRNSLLTLILSCTVAAGVQFGWALQLSLLTPYIQTLGIEHAFSSFIWLCGPITGLVVQPCVGIWSDKCHSKYGRRRPFIFIGAVMISIAVIIIGFSADIGYLLGDTKEHCSTFKGTRSRAAIVFVVGFWMLDLANNTVQGPARALLADLSGPDQRNTANAVFCSWMAVGNILGFSAGASGGWHRWFPFLTNRACCEPCGNLKAAFLVAVVFLTLCTLVTLYFANEVPLSPKQYKRMSDSAPLLDSPQNTGFDLSQSKRELQYANSVANNESEMGHVADNSPKNEEQRPDKDQGDSFADSPGAVLVNLLTSLRHLPPAMHSVLIVMALTWLSWFPFFLFDTDWMGREVYHGDPKGEADEVNAYNQGVREGAFGLLLNSVVLGVSSFLIEPMCKWIGSRLVWAVSNFIVFVCMACTAIISVVSISANTQGVQHVIGATRSTQIAALVVFSLLGIPLAVTYSVPFSITAELTADAGGGQGLAIGVLNLAIVVPQMVVSLGAGPWDALFGGGNIPAFALASLAALAAGIFAMLRLPNLSSNFKSTGFHFG, from the exons ATGGATGCGGTATCGATCAGAGTACCGTATAAGAATCTGAAGCAGCAGGAAGTGGAATTAACTAATGTTGATGAATCACGGTTTGCACAGCTCGAGATCCGTAGTGATTCATCATCTCCTAGGGTTTCTAATGGAGAAATGAATGATTCTAATCTACCTCTTCCTCCACCGCCTGTACGTAACAGTTTGCTCACCTTGATTCTTAGTTGCACCGTCGCTGCTGGGGTTCAGTTTGGATGGGCTCTGCAACTATCTCTCCTTACACCTTATATTCAG ACACTTGGCATAGAGCATGCCTTCTCTTCTTTTATTTGGCTATGCGGTCCTATTACTGGCCTTGTG GTACAACCTTGTGTAGGTATATGGAGTGATAAATGTCATTCTAAATATGGCAGAAGAAGGCCTTTCATTTTTATTGGAGCTGTCATGATCTCTATTGCT GTGATAATTATCGGGTTTTCTGCAGACATAGGATACTTATTGGGGGACACAAAAGAGCATTGCAG CACTTTCAAAGGCACTCGCTCAAGAGCAGCCATTGTATTTGTCGTTGGGTTTTGGATGCTCGATCTTGCTAATAATACTGTGCAG GGTCCGGCTCGAGCTCTTTTGGCAGATTTGTCAG GTCCTGATCAAAGAAATACCGCAAATGCTGTGTTCTGCTCCTGGATGGCTGTTGGAAACATTCTTGGATTTTCTGCTGGAGCCAGTGGAGGTTGGCACAG ATGGTTTCCGTTTTTGACAAATAGAGCTTGTTGTGAGCCATGTGGAAATCTCAAAGCAGCATTCTTAGTTGCAGTG GTCTTTCTAACTCTCTGCACGTTAGTAACTCTCTACTTCGCTAATGAAGTCCCGCTGTCACCCAAGCAATATAAGCGCATGTCAGATTCTGCTCCTCTCTTGGATAGTCCTCAGAATACTGGATTTGACCTTTCTCAATCGAAAAGGGAGTTGCAGTATGCAAATAGTGTGGCAAATAATGAATCTGAGATGGGTCATGTAGCAGATAATAGTCCAAAGAATGAAGAACAGAGACCAGACAAGGATCAAGGTGATAGCTTCGCTGATAGCCCTGGAGCAGTTTTGGTCAATCTGTTGACCAGCTTACGTCATTTGCCTCCCGCAATGCATTCGGTTCTCATTGTCATGGCTCTGACTTGG TTGTCCTGGTttccctttttcctttttgacaCGGATTGGATGGGGAGAGAAGTCTATCACGGGGATCCGAAAGGAGAAGCAGATGAAGTAAATGCATATAACCAAGGTGTCAGAGAAGGTGCATTTGGTTTGCTATTGAATTCT GTTGTTCTTGGCGTTAGCTCCTTTCTTATTGAGCCAATGTGCAAATGGATTGGTTCTAGACTTGTTTGGGCTGTGAGCAACTTCATTGTATTTGTCTGCATGGCCTGCACCGCTATCATTAGCGTGGTTTCTATCAGTGCAAATACGCAGGGAGTCCAACATGTAATTGGTGCTACTCGATCAACTCAAATTGCTGCTTTGGTTGTTTTCTCTCTTCTTGGCATTCCTCTTGCT GTAACCTACAGCGTCCCTTTCTCTATCACAGCAGAGTTGACAGCTGACGCTGGTGGTGGCCAAG GGTTGGCAATAGGAGTCCTGAATCTTGCAATTGTTGTACCTCAG aTGGTTGTATCGCTTGGTGCGGGTCCTTGGGATGCTTTATTTGGTGGAGGAAACATACCGGCATTTGCCTTAGCATCTTTAGCTGCACTTGCTGCTGGAATTTTTGCTATGCTCAGACTACCAAATTTATCAAGTAATTTCAAATCAACTGGCTTCCATTTTGGTTGA
- the SUT2 gene encoding sucrose transporter-like protein isoform X2, translating into MLDLANNTVQGPARALLADLSGPDQRNTANAVFCSWMAVGNILGFSAGASGGWHRWFPFLTNRACCEPCGNLKAAFLVAVVFLTLCTLVTLYFANEVPLSPKQYKRMSDSAPLLDSPQNTGFDLSQSKRELQYANSVANNESEMGHVADNSPKNEEQRPDKDQGDSFADSPGAVLVNLLTSLRHLPPAMHSVLIVMALTWLSWFPFFLFDTDWMGREVYHGDPKGEADEVNAYNQGVREGAFGLLLNSVVLGVSSFLIEPMCKWIGSRLVWAVSNFIVFVCMACTAIISVVSISANTQGVQHVIGATRSTQIAALVVFSLLGIPLAVTYSVPFSITAELTADAGGGQGLAIGVLNLAIVVPQMVVSLGAGPWDALFGGGNIPAFALASLAALAAGIFAMLRLPNLSSNFKSTGFHFG; encoded by the exons ATGCTCGATCTTGCTAATAATACTGTGCAG GGTCCGGCTCGAGCTCTTTTGGCAGATTTGTCAG GTCCTGATCAAAGAAATACCGCAAATGCTGTGTTCTGCTCCTGGATGGCTGTTGGAAACATTCTTGGATTTTCTGCTGGAGCCAGTGGAGGTTGGCACAG ATGGTTTCCGTTTTTGACAAATAGAGCTTGTTGTGAGCCATGTGGAAATCTCAAAGCAGCATTCTTAGTTGCAGTG GTCTTTCTAACTCTCTGCACGTTAGTAACTCTCTACTTCGCTAATGAAGTCCCGCTGTCACCCAAGCAATATAAGCGCATGTCAGATTCTGCTCCTCTCTTGGATAGTCCTCAGAATACTGGATTTGACCTTTCTCAATCGAAAAGGGAGTTGCAGTATGCAAATAGTGTGGCAAATAATGAATCTGAGATGGGTCATGTAGCAGATAATAGTCCAAAGAATGAAGAACAGAGACCAGACAAGGATCAAGGTGATAGCTTCGCTGATAGCCCTGGAGCAGTTTTGGTCAATCTGTTGACCAGCTTACGTCATTTGCCTCCCGCAATGCATTCGGTTCTCATTGTCATGGCTCTGACTTGG TTGTCCTGGTttccctttttcctttttgacaCGGATTGGATGGGGAGAGAAGTCTATCACGGGGATCCGAAAGGAGAAGCAGATGAAGTAAATGCATATAACCAAGGTGTCAGAGAAGGTGCATTTGGTTTGCTATTGAATTCT GTTGTTCTTGGCGTTAGCTCCTTTCTTATTGAGCCAATGTGCAAATGGATTGGTTCTAGACTTGTTTGGGCTGTGAGCAACTTCATTGTATTTGTCTGCATGGCCTGCACCGCTATCATTAGCGTGGTTTCTATCAGTGCAAATACGCAGGGAGTCCAACATGTAATTGGTGCTACTCGATCAACTCAAATTGCTGCTTTGGTTGTTTTCTCTCTTCTTGGCATTCCTCTTGCT GTAACCTACAGCGTCCCTTTCTCTATCACAGCAGAGTTGACAGCTGACGCTGGTGGTGGCCAAG GGTTGGCAATAGGAGTCCTGAATCTTGCAATTGTTGTACCTCAG aTGGTTGTATCGCTTGGTGCGGGTCCTTGGGATGCTTTATTTGGTGGAGGAAACATACCGGCATTTGCCTTAGCATCTTTAGCTGCACTTGCTGCTGGAATTTTTGCTATGCTCAGACTACCAAATTTATCAAGTAATTTCAAATCAACTGGCTTCCATTTTGGTTGA
- the LOC101261116 gene encoding transcription factor PRE6-like — protein sequence MSSRRSRSRISDDQIADLVSKLQQLIPEIRNRRSDKVSASKVLQETCNYIRNLHREVDGLSERLSQLLESTDSDSAQAAIIRSLLM from the exons atgtCAAGCAGACGATCACGTTCCAGAATAAGCGATGATCAAATCGCTGATCTTGTTTCCAAGTTGCAACAACTTATCCCTGAAATTCGTAATAGACGTTCTGACAag GTTTCAGCTTCAAAAGTGCTTCAAGAAACTTGCAACTATATAAGAAATTTACACAGAGAAGTGGATGGATTAAGTGAGAGATTATCACAACTTTTGGAATCAACTGATAGTGATAGTGCTCAAGCTGCTATTATTAGAAGCTTACTTATGTAG
- the LOC101260815 gene encoding binding partner of ACD11 1, which produces MNPGGYTVEVTGLSPAATEKDVQEFFAFCGAIEHVEIVRAGEHASTAYVTFRNPHALETAVLLSGAAILDQRVCITSWGHYQDDFDYWNHSSWKPQEDCHSSDSQGHHFVSSAGEAVTLTQDVVKTMLSQGYVLGKGALGKAKAFDESHGLSATAVSKVADLSERIGLTDKFCAGVEVARSVDQRYHISDTTRSAVSATGRTAISAATAVINSSYFSKGALWMSGALSKAAQAAADLGSRGTNK; this is translated from the exons ATGAATCCAGGGGGTTATACAGTAGAAGTTACAGGTCTTTCCCCTGCTGCTACTGAGAAGGATGTTCAGGAGTTCTTTGCTTTCTGTGGGGCAATTGAACATGTTGAGATTGTCAG AGCTGGTGAACATGCAAGTACAGCCTATGTGACGTTTAGAAATCCTCATGCATTGGAAACGGCTGTCTTACTGAGT GGGGCTGCCATTTTGGATCAACGTGTGTGCATAACCAGCTGGGGCCACTATCAAGATGATTTTGATTATTGGAATCATTCATCATGGAAACCTCAAGAAGACTGTCATTCAAGT GACTCCCAAGGACACCATTTTGTTTCTTCTGCTGGGGAAGCTGTAACATTGACTCAAGATGTGGTTAAAACCATGCTATCTCAAGGGTATGTTCTTGGTAAAGGCGCATTGGGAAAAGCCAAAGCTTTTGACGAATCTCATGGGCTGTCAGCAACTGCAGTCTCCAAGGTTGCTGATTTAAGTGAGAGAATCGGCCTCACTGACAAGTTCTGTGCCGGGGTTGAAGTGGCTAGGTCCGTGGATCAGAGGTATCACATATCAGATACCACCAGATCAGCTGTTTCAGCTACAGGTAGAACTGCCATCTCTGCTGCAACTGCTGTTATCAACAGTAGCTACTTTTCCAAAGGAGCTCTTTGGATGTCTGGTGCACTAAGTAAAGCGGCTCAAGCTGCAGCTGATTTGGGTAGCCGAGGCACTAACAAATGA
- the SUT2 gene encoding sucrose transporter-like protein isoform X1 produces MVQPCVGIWSDKCHSKYGRRRPFIFIGAVMISIAVIIIGFSADIGYLLGDTKEHCSTFKGTRSRAAIVFVVGFWMLDLANNTVQGPARALLADLSGPDQRNTANAVFCSWMAVGNILGFSAGASGGWHRWFPFLTNRACCEPCGNLKAAFLVAVVFLTLCTLVTLYFANEVPLSPKQYKRMSDSAPLLDSPQNTGFDLSQSKRELQYANSVANNESEMGHVADNSPKNEEQRPDKDQGDSFADSPGAVLVNLLTSLRHLPPAMHSVLIVMALTWLSWFPFFLFDTDWMGREVYHGDPKGEADEVNAYNQGVREGAFGLLLNSVVLGVSSFLIEPMCKWIGSRLVWAVSNFIVFVCMACTAIISVVSISANTQGVQHVIGATRSTQIAALVVFSLLGIPLAVTYSVPFSITAELTADAGGGQGLAIGVLNLAIVVPQMVVSLGAGPWDALFGGGNIPAFALASLAALAAGIFAMLRLPNLSSNFKSTGFHFG; encoded by the exons ATG GTACAACCTTGTGTAGGTATATGGAGTGATAAATGTCATTCTAAATATGGCAGAAGAAGGCCTTTCATTTTTATTGGAGCTGTCATGATCTCTATTGCT GTGATAATTATCGGGTTTTCTGCAGACATAGGATACTTATTGGGGGACACAAAAGAGCATTGCAG CACTTTCAAAGGCACTCGCTCAAGAGCAGCCATTGTATTTGTCGTTGGGTTTTGGATGCTCGATCTTGCTAATAATACTGTGCAG GGTCCGGCTCGAGCTCTTTTGGCAGATTTGTCAG GTCCTGATCAAAGAAATACCGCAAATGCTGTGTTCTGCTCCTGGATGGCTGTTGGAAACATTCTTGGATTTTCTGCTGGAGCCAGTGGAGGTTGGCACAG ATGGTTTCCGTTTTTGACAAATAGAGCTTGTTGTGAGCCATGTGGAAATCTCAAAGCAGCATTCTTAGTTGCAGTG GTCTTTCTAACTCTCTGCACGTTAGTAACTCTCTACTTCGCTAATGAAGTCCCGCTGTCACCCAAGCAATATAAGCGCATGTCAGATTCTGCTCCTCTCTTGGATAGTCCTCAGAATACTGGATTTGACCTTTCTCAATCGAAAAGGGAGTTGCAGTATGCAAATAGTGTGGCAAATAATGAATCTGAGATGGGTCATGTAGCAGATAATAGTCCAAAGAATGAAGAACAGAGACCAGACAAGGATCAAGGTGATAGCTTCGCTGATAGCCCTGGAGCAGTTTTGGTCAATCTGTTGACCAGCTTACGTCATTTGCCTCCCGCAATGCATTCGGTTCTCATTGTCATGGCTCTGACTTGG TTGTCCTGGTttccctttttcctttttgacaCGGATTGGATGGGGAGAGAAGTCTATCACGGGGATCCGAAAGGAGAAGCAGATGAAGTAAATGCATATAACCAAGGTGTCAGAGAAGGTGCATTTGGTTTGCTATTGAATTCT GTTGTTCTTGGCGTTAGCTCCTTTCTTATTGAGCCAATGTGCAAATGGATTGGTTCTAGACTTGTTTGGGCTGTGAGCAACTTCATTGTATTTGTCTGCATGGCCTGCACCGCTATCATTAGCGTGGTTTCTATCAGTGCAAATACGCAGGGAGTCCAACATGTAATTGGTGCTACTCGATCAACTCAAATTGCTGCTTTGGTTGTTTTCTCTCTTCTTGGCATTCCTCTTGCT GTAACCTACAGCGTCCCTTTCTCTATCACAGCAGAGTTGACAGCTGACGCTGGTGGTGGCCAAG GGTTGGCAATAGGAGTCCTGAATCTTGCAATTGTTGTACCTCAG aTGGTTGTATCGCTTGGTGCGGGTCCTTGGGATGCTTTATTTGGTGGAGGAAACATACCGGCATTTGCCTTAGCATCTTTAGCTGCACTTGCTGCTGGAATTTTTGCTATGCTCAGACTACCAAATTTATCAAGTAATTTCAAATCAACTGGCTTCCATTTTGGTTGA